A region of the Apium graveolens cultivar Ventura chromosome 6, ASM990537v1, whole genome shotgun sequence genome:
ctcacccttgctttcttctttcatcacacaacatcagatagacaagatgaacatgaccaaactcccaattcgcgagcggataggaaatgttctgcagtttcctataggcgttgatgttgCTGTAGCTcaggtaggaactaccaataggctaggctttcaacttttgatgtaccagacttatgtatctttatcaattgtaataatggcaaagaaatataaatttattcagaaacccttttaaggtgtaatggcatataattttggaataaaatgactcgtgttatttttggatattcatctctgagactataacttgtggtgtgtgtgtttattgtggggtcacagtacagagtagttgattgtttattaagattgggtgttattaagggaaatggaactcgtgacaacccggatccccgaccccagatttgggggtgttacaataactACCCTCAAGTCTTTCACTTTATATTGCTTTTCTTTTCCATCCAAAAAGAAGCTTTCCTCGACATCTGAGTTTAAAGTGGAATCCCCACTAGAGGATATCACAGAATTATGATGAGAGTTAGCACTTCGTTCTTCCTCTGCCATAGTCGGGGTCTTTGCTGAACGAGATCTCTTGTCCTGAGTGTGAGACCGAGAACCCGACTTCTCCCTTTGAGAAGCCCGAGAGGCTACTTTCTCCTTCTGAGAACCCCTTAAAACTGAATTCTCCGTTTGATTTCGCCACTCAGCCTTATCCTGCATCTCAATCAGCTTATGACGCAGGTCCTTGTTGCTAAGCTTATCCCCCATTCTGTCAAATACACCGATGCTACGCGTGGGGGAGCCCTCCGATTCTTGATAGTCCTCACTGGTATCCCAATCGGAATTTTCCTGATCAGTTTCAATGTCTGGAAATGTTAGTTTCTTCTGATCATCCTACATgtcctcttcttcttcatcaaagTTAAGGCGAACCGATAAAACTTGAGTTTTCTTAGCCTTTTGGCCACTACTGTCATATTTTCGCCTCCACTTTTTCATTTTTAGAGATTTCTTCTCCAAGAAAACAATCTTTTGGCTcatttgttcaatcttccttaTGAGCTCTGAATTCGTAACTCATTCATTCTCTTCCTCATGGTTGCTACGACTCCAACTTGGCGTTCGTTCATTACCGAAACTTCCCGACATATCTCCTCTTTAGAGATTAATTCAAGCGTGACACctcccctccttctagcgccataAATATTGTGAGAGATTATTGGTACAACACTTTTTGGAGGAAATTTCTGAATTAATGGAAAATATGCTGAGATTTAGGACTGAAAATAGGCTATTCGTAATAACTGTATACGCCCGAATTACCGGAATCCGGTGGCAAGTAAGGCTGTGATTGGACTGAATTTGGAAGGTGCTCGAGATATAATGACTGAATAATTCCTATTCAGCCGTAGACATGCTCGAACGATCTCATAAGATGCTTTTACTTGATTATTAGTAGAAAAAATATGTGTGTACCCCTGCAAATGGCCTAAATATCCTATATTTATAGGAATCAAGTCCATGTATAGTTCTATAGCCTTATGACTCCCTAACAATAGGCTAACTATATTTTTCCCAAACCCATCACTGCCTCCAATCCTTATCCAGCCAGGTTTAGGCTAAATCAAGAGAGTCTCACTCCTTATACGCCACTAATCCTTATTTATCTCTGATATTATTGTGTCTATCCATCAAATATATGTATATTCCATACATATATCATATAAATCCATTTATAAGTAGTTGCAGATTACTAGGAATCACATTCTTCTTCCTAACCTGTTGTGGAGTCTGTTTCCAACTAGAACTCTACATATACAGGCCTCTCACTTTTATCATAAAGCCCGGCTAAGTACTATTTCCTGAATACCCTGATGTCTTAGCATATTACGGGGATCCTGGGGTATTAACCAGTCACTAAATGACCCTCTTTACTGCCCCTtattagagcatctccaataggAGTTGCCCAAAAGGTTGCCAAATTTTGCcaagtcaatacatatattagtttttattttatcTCTCCTTCATATCATCTCTGGCAACCTTTTTCAAAGATACACTCCAATAGTTGGCAACCCCAATAGTTGCTAATATGGTCCCTGCATTAGTATAACAAAAATAAATTGCCAAACTGGGAATTTAAAAATGGAAATGAGTTTGAATATATTTATTGGACAAAAGTTGCATTTAACTAAATGAGGAAGTTGCCAAGTTTTGACAATCTTGGTTGGCAATCTCTTGGCAACCCCATAATTCCAATAGGTTGACAACCAAAGTTGTCATGCCACATAAGTATTGGCAACCTCTTGGCAATCCTCCAATAGGTTGGCAATCAAAGTTGTCATGCCACATAAGCATTGACAACCTCTTGGCAATACTCCAATAGGTTGGCAACCAAAGTTGCCATGCCACATAAGCATTGACAACCTCTTGGCGATCCCTATTGAAGATACTCTTAATAACCCTATCAACATGTCTTAACCAACACCAATATACCCTCACCAAACTAGTCCATTCGGGTCCAATACCCTTATTTTACTATCCAGAAAGCCCAATTCACCCTAACAACCCATAAATCTCCTCATGGGGCATAAATCTGGCCCATGGCCGATTTCAGGCTCAacaattattattttaataaatattttttaactcatatttaattaaatataaactaaatttattttaacatCTAAAAATAGTAAAAAGTAATATTAATGAATATAGCTAATCAATATAATTAATACTGCTGGAGCAAAATCTCTTATAGATTTaacaaaattttaatttattatcatttaattaatcaTTTTAGCTATTATCGTTAGGAAATGAGATGCTCTAAATAAGGTACTAGAAGCTGCTTGAGTAAAAAAGAAAAAGACATGAGACTAGagaaaaaaatgaaagaaaagtagGTGTAAAACGTAGATGTTCCGGAAGCTTACACATGAAAATGAAATCATTGTTTGGTCAAAACTTAGGTTCTAACGTTTAATCCGTTACAAACTATTCTTGCCCTAACAAATTCCAAAACTAAATTTGGAAAACCCAAACTAtaaacttttattttataaatataaatagtacacaataaatttatataattataaaagtacaattaaacttttattttatacctattataaagttttataaatagaGTTTTAATAGATGggtaataaaaaaatttataaataatacAAAATAAATCTATATAATCATTAAAGTATAGTTTAATTTTTGAAACCTCATTAAAGTATATTTTAAAAATGTAAcgaattaaataatattaaaaaacaTTAAAAATGCAAAAGGGAGGGGAAAAACGAAATACAAACAATAAAAAAAGAGTAAAAATATTAGTATAATATAAAAAATGTAATTGAAAAGGGAAGGAAATAGGTGGAAGAAAACTTGGCAGGGAAAAGCGCGTTAGAAAAGTAGGAGCGGGACAAAATTGACCCCCATCGTCTACAAATACGAAACAATACGACACGGCTGCaggggagagagagaggaaagagaaagagagagagagattagagattatcggagagaaagagagagagagattatcagagagagagagagagttgatTTTGACATAGGAAGAGGTCATAAATATTTGAGGAGAGAGATGGAACAGGAAAAGAGGGGAGAAGCGGTGATGGGAATTCCGGCATACCAAGGGGCACCGGCGATGTACTACcaacagcagcagcaacaacaacagggCGTGGGAGGAGGATACTACGTAGCACAGAACGAAGCACCTATAATATATAATAGTAGATATCCCCCAAACGCTATATTCGGAGATCCCAAAGGAATACCTATTCAGCAGACTATTTTTAGAGACACTCCTGCTCCTTTTCAGTGTCCTCACTGTTCTAATTCCTCTCTTACCACTATTCGGTATGCCCTTATTGTTTTCTACTCccatttttcttctttcttttcttttattacTTAATTCATGCCTTATTATTTATCTTGGATGAATTAGATCTAAACCAAGCCTCGCAGCTACTGTTGCTTGTATGATGCCTTTTATGCTTGGTTTTTGCTTTCTTTGTCCTTCTATGGACTGCCTTTGGCATAAATTTCATTATTGTCCTTCCTGCTCCCAAAaggtattattattattattatatcccCATCCCCTATTTCGTCCTTCATCTCCTTCGTGCTTTCCGTTATTAACTAATGTTCTGCTTGCCTGTAGGTTGCTGATTTCGAAAAGACCGATCCTTGTATTGTCATGGACCCTCCAAACTGGACTGAGCCAAGCTATGCCTTGCCTGCTTGATTTGCTTCATCCTATCAATTTCCTTTGTACAGCCCGCGCCTCTGATGTTTGTTTGTTCTATGAGCTGCATTTGCATTGTTCTTTTTTTTAACTCGGTTAAACTTATATCACTTCTCTCCGTGTATGTATCTTAATTCATTTGCTAATGTTTTGCGGCAAAAACATCACATACTGTAAGTTTAGTACCATGGATATCTCTAGTCCTACCATGTCAAACAAATAATACATTATAATGATTGATCAATGTTGAATGATGCCTATCGTGCTATTTGCATTCTTTATTTGGTTTTATGTTAACTGAAAACCCCAAACCTCAGTTCTTTTGAATTTAAAACTAGATGTGTGAATTTAGCTCGGTTTTAACCTGTTAGTTAACCTCTTGAATGCAAGTTCCCACTATCAACAATTTGAAATCTTGGAACACTAGCAATCTCAATTTCGTGGTTTCTTGCAGTTCTGGTGTTGAACTCTAATTACTAACACTAAGAAATGTTCAGTTTCTTGCAAATTTAACTACGCAGTGTATTTATGTAGAGGGCTTTGTCAATATACTGATTTCTAGCAATGATGATTATGAGTGAAGTTGCTTGGTGGTATTGAGTGCAGTATGATTTTGTCTATGTGCATTCTTTCAATTTTAGCAATATGATTTAGTTACGTGTGATTTTTGACCATGCGTTTGTTTAGTACTAACTATATGCGTTGCTCCCACATGTTCTGGTTGCTCTGCCCTCTGCACTACATTCTTTGTACGTTTCAAATTGAATAGAGGGTTTGAGTGCTTACCATTTTCTTTCTAAAACAAAAACATGTTGGCTTTTGCACAACTCTTTAGAAGTTGAGGTGGCCCCGTAGTCATAGCAAACTCTTGAAACCACTTTGATTATCTGTGTGAACTGAAAATGTGATTGAGATGTCAACTTTCCTGGTAAGGATTGAGATGGATTCTGTGTAGAGGGTGGCTGATCACAGAGAGAGAGAGGTCTCAATGATGATACAGAGTGGAATTAGTTTTTTATTTTAAAGTTATTTCCTACCTTTAAAATATGTCCACTTGAACACATAAATATCCTCTTTGAAAATTTATCCAAAGTATGACCTGACCCTTTTTTAAGTTTCATACCCATTATGTATTCTGTGTACCCCAGACTTGCAAATACTGGACTAATGTCCAGTCTCCGGTGCAGAGTAATTCTCACTGTCATGATCTTCAATCTACTCTTCTAG
Encoded here:
- the LOC141664800 gene encoding GSH-induced LITAF domain protein, whose protein sequence is MEQEKRGEAVMGIPAYQGAPAMYYQQQQQQQQGVGGGYYVAQNEAPIIYNSRYPPNAIFGDPKGIPIQQTIFRDTPAPFQCPHCSNSSLTTIRSKPSLAATVACMMPFMLGFCFLCPSMDCLWHKFHYCPSCSQKVADFEKTDPCIVMDPPNWTEPSYALPA